aaaaacaatatggcTTTAAGATTTTCCCATATGTGCCCTATCACATAGCTACAAAGACAGACAATGTCCTATATGAGTTTTTttattatagtttgttttaATTATGTTTTAACTGTGTTTTTACTATGTACtatgtggcactctgagattcaactgaatgaagagtgcgctacaaatgaaatgcattattattattattattattattataaagctgtctctttcttctgaGGGCATCAAGAGAGCCTGAACAACGAGAGGATACTTTACTATTGCCAGCGATGCAGAATATTTACGTCCTACAGAAACCTAATCAGCTCATAAGCAATGTCCAGTCTCAGCGCTTATAAGCAATGTGTAAGTCCAGTCAcagcgcacacaaacagagatgcATCGTGTTGTATCGTGGAAGTATCATGCTCTTCAAACAACTGCCAGTCTCCCTGGAAGGAATGTGTTAATTTGCATGTTCCCGAGATTTGCATACTGAGCCAAGATGACTTGACTGTAAGAGGCACACCCAAGCCATACAAGTAGGGCTAGGGTGAGGTTCCATTTCTACACAAAGATCGGGTTTGCTGTGTAGGACCGCAAAGGTTAGCTGAAGCCATAGGCGAAGAAGATAACTGAAAAGAactacccacacacaaaaagtgaTTACATGCATGTTGAGTAAAAGGAGCTACAAAATGGGGTCATCATATTTTGGGGGGGAAGATTATGCATGAATAGTGTGgaagaaagtaaaaaaacaaatgcaagaTACCTTGACACAAATAATAATACTCACAAAATCATTATCCCATGATAGATGGATTTACCACAAAGAGTGACAGTGCATGAAAATAGAAGTGACATTTTAAAACTTTTCCATTACTtttcaagaacccataatgaaATTTCCATCCATAACCTACAAGtatacaaacatgcatactTTACTCCACAGGTTGGGATTAATGATTGAATCTAATTCATAAACAGCGATTTGCATTGGCACAGGCTACTTAGACTATTGATTAGGCTTGTCAATTGAAGTGGAGACTGTATCGTGCTGCAGAAATACGCACAGTGAAACATATTTTATtatgaataaaataatgaatttcATTAGACCTGTATACAACAAAATCAGGTTTCATTACTTTTTCCCAAACTTTTAGTGAATGTATTGGACTTCATGACTTCACCAGGCTTGCAAAATGATTATAGATGAATTACCTGAGCATCAAGAGACAGCTGATAATATATTTAAAGAAAGATTCTACAAAACATCATTCAACGTGTCCACCACACGCTGGGAGACGAGTGGGAACGACCATGCAAGGGCAACGAGAGTGTACCCACCTCATGGCAACATTACTCCCATCGATGACGATCGATTTCAACGCGTCTCCGTCCACAGAGCGCTCCTCCTGTGTGGAAGCCCAGGCGACCGGGGCATGGGGCAGGCTGACGTGGGGTTCGTGTGGACTTTCCCCGCGCGGAACCAAGCCAGAACagttcttctcctcctgctcaacGCCCGCCAGCACGAGCTCCCCCAGGACCGTGTTGGTGTCCGCATTGAGTCCCAATTTATGGCGGACGGCGCGCACCTGCGCAGCGGAAAACCCAAGTTTGCGGAACAAATCCATCTGCCCCTGAGACTCCTCGTGGTCCGAGGTGAACTCGGCTGGTTCGGGGCTGGAACTGGTGCTGTCGGTGTCCATTCCTTCAGAGGAAGGACCGGGTTCCTTCAGTGGAAGCGGGGTCGCCAGCATCCATGTGTCTGAATCACTGTCTTCTGGAGTTGCGTGGGCCGTGCAGTGGTTGCTGGACCACACATAAACATCAGCAGTTGTGTTACTTGGGTATGAGGCCAACATCTGCGTCGTTGAGTCACTTCTCCAATACCTTTGGAAACATATGTAAACTTCAGGCACAACAACATACCTCATCTCAAGTAGTCTATACTTGAATCATATTTTGCCACATGTGTAATCTTGGTGACTTGGTTATACTTGGATTTGGACACTTGGTTAACGACAACAGTGT
This DNA window, taken from Clupea harengus unplaced genomic scaffold, Ch_v2.0.2, whole genome shotgun sequence, encodes the following:
- the LOC122132685 gene encoding endoribonuclease ZC3H12A-like, encoding MLASYPSNTTADVYVWSSNHCTAHATPEDSDSDTWMLATPLPLKEPGPSSEGMDTDSTSSSPEPAEFTSDHEESQGQMDLFRKLGFSAAQVRAVRHKLGLNADTNTVLGELVLAGVEQEEKNCSGLVPRGESPHEPHVSLPHAPVAWASTQEERSVDGDALKSIVIDGSNVAMSHGNKEVFSCLGIQLAVDYFLVRGHTNITVFVPLWRREQPRPDVPITDQHILRELEKRKILVFTPSRRVAGKRVVCYDDRFIVKLAYDSDGVIVSNDTYRDLQGEKPEWKRFIEDRLLMYSFVNDR